The window TCAGGCTTTGGATTCAGGTCTACTTGAGAGCACTGCTGCCCTGTTTACCCTTTCCTGGGCCTGACCCTTGGAGACAGTGCCCACCTCCCCAGCTAGCACCTGCCCCCCTCCTGCAGGGCACCTGTGCTCTCCACCACGGGGTACTCAGCCACAACTGTGGAAGTTATGACCTTGACCACCTCCCCCAGCGGCATGTCCAGGGCCAGCGTGGTGATGGCACAGTTCATGAAGTGTTCCACAATCACGCCGTGTGAGCTGCGGGCAGAGGGAGGTGCCCATCAGGTTCCTGGAATGGGGGGTCTGTAGACCCCCGGACAAGGCAGGGGCAGCTGGGGAGCTTTGCTGGAATGAGGAACCCCCGGTTCTTGACCATGAGGGACCAAGGGGTCCCTGGAATGAACGACTCCTGGAACCCCAGTGTGGGAGGCAACACGAGGACTTTCCCACCTAACAGCCTGGCTTTGGACCCCCAGACCCCTGGAGTCCTGTCTTCCCCCAAACCAGCTCCACTTTGCAGGCTTATTTCAGTTGAAGAAAAGTTTCatgcctcacccccaccccaccaccagaaaaaaacttttaaaatctgaaaactaCTGGAgttatcacccccattttacagatggggaaacaggtTCAGTGCAAGGGGGCAACTCGCTCCTGCTTGGCTGGGCCTTGGACCCAGGACTCTCAGAGCCTCTCGGGCCTGCCTTAGCCCTGCTTCTCCCGGGGCAGGGGCTGCCCCTATTGTCTGGTCACAAGAGGACCTCAAAGCTCCTTTCCTCTCTAGTCCCACCTCTGGCTCCCAAGTTCCCAGCAGGCGTGAGGAGACAGGAGGGAcctcccagggctgctgtgaccTGGAGCAAGACACGGCACCCCTCTCAGCCCCAGATGCCTCATCCACCAATGGGGCATTATCTGTCCTGTTATGAGGCTGCATCGGGGAGGCCCGGGGAGGCCGGGAACTTGCCCAACGTCACGCAGGGAGCTGGGGAGAGTGGAGACAAGACGCTGTGTCTGCCCCTCCAAGCCCACCCATGTCCAAGGTCAGCCAGAACGGGGGTATTCGGTGCGTGGTGGGCCAGCCCTAGTGCGCCCCAGAAGCCATCCCCCCATCAGCCAGTGTCAGGCGGGTGCCGCCTACCGGATGCGGCGGCCCCGAACCCGCGGCAGGTACGGCAGCTTCTTGACGATGATGGTGCCGTCGTAGAAGGAGGGCTGGCAGCTCTGGGCGATGGCGTTGGCTGCCAGCACGGCCATCAGCACAGGCAGCGCATGCACGATCTGGCCTGTCATCTCAAAGACCAGCAGCGCCGTGGAGATGGTGTGGGTCACTGCCCCAGAGAAGGCCGCAGCACCTGCCGGGGGCAGAGTCGGGGCGCAGCAGCTCAGGCTGGGGGGCGGGCATGGATCTGGCCACCAGAGAGCTTGGGGATTGTCCAGAGGTCTCTTGACCAGAGGCCACGCGCTGGCTACTGTTGAAACTGACCCAAAGCCTGGGCTTGGtgaggggggagggaagggagacggtggggggtgggggcaagaaTGGAGTTAGAGGGTAACAGGGGGGCTCAGGGGATGGACGGGGGACCCACTGGGAGGTTCAGTGACAACCCTGTGTCGTGTGGAACCACAGGCAGGTGCCCCAGGTACAGCCCCACCCCACGAGGTTGGCTCCCCCGCCAAGCCGGGACCTGGCCACTCACCTGCCAGGGCATAGCCCCCGGGCATGATGGGATTGGTGACCCCTCCGGCCGTGATGCCCTCAGGGAAGGCGAGGGAGAGGGCCTCCCCCAGGAGGCGTCCGATGGCAGCTCCTGGCCGCAGACTCGGGCTGAGGTGTGGGCAGCGGGGCTGGCCCAGCCCTACAGCCGTCCACGCGTGGGGATCACCCCCAGGACCACGCcggggagggagggagtggaCCGCGGTCTCCCCCCAAGGACCCAGAGCCCCAGCTCGGCTTCCCAGACTCACCGAAGATGAAAATGGGCATGAAGTACCCAGCGGGCATGGGGATTGTGGTGGCCAGAATCAGCATCCAGAACTGCGGGCAGCAGGGCCCCAAAGGCTCAGAGTGAGCGGCCCCGGGCGGCccccagggaggggctgggcaGGAGACAGGGGTTTCCCGGAGAGACCCAAGGTGCCCAGGCAGGTGCCCTGCTTACAGAGCAGGCCTTAGGGAGGCACTGGCCAAGGGGAGGAACCTCTCGGTAAAGTGCCTACTGCGGGCCTGGCACTGTACCAgctgccttttcttccttctcagccattcccattttatggatggggaaactgaggccaagagcaGAGGTGATGTGCCCAGGGCAGGGATCATATCAGGGGGTCTGGGTGGAAGGCCCAGGCTCTGTGCTGCATGCGGGGAGCAGGCACCCCTGCCACCCGAGGCCAGTCCCCGCTCTGTGCAGCCCTGGGGACCCACCTTCATAACCAGGAAGAAGGTGAGGGTCCCAAAGATGGTGAACTGCGGGTGGCACCACTCGAACCACAGGTTCTGGGGGTCGGGCTCTGCAGGCCACGGCGGGGACACGTTCCGGGTCATCAGCGCCCACGAGTTGTTGTCGAACAGCGAGTCCAGGTGCTCACTCATGGACAGCTGGGCGGGGACAGGGGTGGCGCGGCGCGATGGGGCCCAGGGCAGCCCCCAGCCGGCCCCGCGCCCCCTTCGCCCACCTGGCTTCCCCTCCGCCCGCTGCGGCCGCCCCAGCTGGGACCTGGGACACAGGCATCTCCCTTCCAGGGGGTCGTGAGGGTTAAAGTTGCACACAacgagaaatgagacaaaataaagcctcgGTGGCTGAGAGAGCACAAACAGAGTGGagcccggaggttattcttacgcattatacatatatccctttttagtttatggtgtattgaagcgGCTGAAGGGAAGctgctgaaactgttgagctgtgttccagtagcctagattcttgaagatgaatgtataaagataaaacgtttacaatgtgactcggGGATTGTGagaacctcgtgtctgatgctacttatatccacggtatggacagatgagtaaaaaatatggataaaaataaataagtaatagggggaaacaaagggtaaaataaattgggtagatggaaacactggagggaagggtaagggatatggtatgctatcatttttttcttttttcttttaatttcttttctggagtgatggaaatgttctgaaaataaaaagaccctggtgatgaacacacaacaatgtgatgatattgtgggccgttggttgtataccatgtatgaaatgtgaGTGTGTGACTATTTCTCAACGACAACAAAAAAGACATCGCACGCCAAGTGGGCCCCCGCTGACGCCCCCCCCCGCCTTCCGGCCTCCGCCGCCCCCAGCGCAGCACCCCTTACCCGAGCAGCCATGAAGCGGCCCACGCCGGGGGGGTAGGTGATGGAGGCGAGAATCAGGGCTGCCAGGGCCGAGTACACGGGCTTgctgttggggtggggaggggttagCCCCGGGGCCAGCGCCACTCCTGCTCcgccaggggtggggggtgggggcagggcctgggcaAGGGCAGGGCCACCAGCCCTGGGGGGCAGACCCCAAGGCTGGGTCAGGGAGGAGGGATGAAGTGGGGACAGGGGccagccccaccccccagagGAAGAAACATCTCTTAGTCCCCTTCCGCGCACTCCCCCAGGGCAGGAGGGCTGACCTTGAAATGCCACGCAGATGGGCAGACAaggctggtgggggaggggttTCTGTGAGAGTCTGGGGTTCAGTGAGGGGAGAGGGTTCAAGGTGGAGGGGGTAAGTGAGGGATGGTCCCCTGGTATGTGGGGAGGGCAGAGGTGTCAGGGAAGGAGTAGGTCTCTGTGGGTAGGGCGTGGGCTCAGGGAGGGCTTGGAGGTTCAGCAGGAGGGTGGCGACTCGGTGAGGTGGTGGGTCTCCACGGACGTGAGCCATGGGCTCAGAGTGTGGGAGCGTGGGGGGACTACCTGGTGGCCAGCAGTTTGGAGGTGGCCGGGTTGGTCCTGACAAAGCCGAGGAAAGTTCGCTGGCAGTAGAGGTAAGCACAGCCCAGGATACCGCAGATcgccctggggagaggggagtGAGTCCAGAGCCCCTCCCTGGCACCAGCGATTGCGGGGTGTCGGGGGACCCCCAACTGGGCTCTCAAGGGGTCCAAGGCACCCACTTACCCCAGAGCCACAAAAAAGAAGATCTCTGGCAGGTCAAAGGGGACTTCCACCCGAAAACTGGTCTTGAAGAGGGAGGTGATGGtctctgggggagggggagggggagggcagtggtcaGGCCCCACCCTCACCCAAACCCAAGGCCAGAATCAACAAGCtacagtgggggtggggtgccccCAGTACTTttttcctggcattcaaggcccCCACCGCctggcccctccctccctgcccagcTTTACCCGCCCTCCGCTCCTCAGGGCCCCCATCCTTCATGCCCAATAAAGGTTGTTCCTCCTGGAGGGACtgtgggaagagggaggaggcagaaagaggagaaggcaggagaggacagaagggagaggaggaggagggaaggagaggaagaaagaaggagcagaggaggaaggaaagacagaggagtgaaaggaaaagaaggaaaaagaaaggggaaagtagagaaagaagagggaggggaggagggtggggaggagggagagaaggagggaagaggagggtggggaggagggggaaatggagggaggggagagggggaggagggtggggaggagggtgggaggagggagaggagggtggggaggagggggaacaggagggaggggagaagaggggaggaggagggtgggggggagggtgggaggagggagagaaggagggaagaggagggtggggaggagggtggcCCCGCCCCCAGGAGCCCAGGCGCCCGGCAGGCTGGGGGGTCCGGCGGTCCCGTGGGGGCTCACCCTGCTCGCTGTTGAAGACCGCCAGGAGGCGGAACAAGAAGGCCCCGCACGTGGCGGCGAAGAAGCCCCTCCAGTAATCCCAGACGGAGAAATGGGAGGACATCACCTCGATGCTGAACAGGACGCCTGGGGGCGACGCCCAGCTCAGGCAGCCCCATCCCATGGCGCCCCCTCCTCCCTGAGCCTCCCGCCCTGCTCTCCTACAGCCCGGACAGACAGGGCCGCCACTCCCACCGGCCTCGGGGTGTCGGGGACCCCCGACCAGGGGACACGCCCAGCCGTGGGACGTCTCGTTGTGCCGGGCACAGCGCCCCACCTTGGGGTGGCCGCCCCCAGCAGGAGCGGAGACGGGAACAGGCCCCAGACCTCCTCCAGGCCCCtcaggagggcaggggagggatcGGCTGGCTGCGGGCCAGGGAAGGGAGGCGCGTGGGAGCCGAGGGTGCAGGGGGCGGGCCTCACCGCTGAAGGGCGCCGCGAAGACTGTGGCCACGCCCACGGCGGCCCCCGCCACCAACATTTCGTTTTGCTTGCTCTTGTTCTGCGGGGATCGGGGGTCCCGGGCTCAGAGCCAGCCTCTGCCCTCCCGTCCCTTGGAGCACTGGCcggcggggctgggggtggggagcatttCACCATGGGGGGCCCACCCTGCACCCCTTACCTCGGACTCGCCAATGGTCTTGGTGCGCACGCGGCCCAGATAGGCAGCTATCATCACAGACAGGTGCACAAAGGGAccctgcgggggggggggggcacagggTGGGCATCCCAGGGAAGGGCGGGGGGGTGGATCCTCAAGCAGTAACGGCATGACTGCCCCACGcgtccctccccccatcccctccATTCCCACAACGGCCTTTGTCACACTCTGGGGACCAGGCTTGCCTCCCCCCAAAACAGAAGGCTCCCCGAGGTTGGAGACTGGCCAGAGTCCCCCGATACCCCGCTGTTCGTCAGGGTGATGATAAAAAgcagagggagggcagggagggctggagggtggagggagggtggagggtggagggagggctggagggtggagggagggctggagggtggagggagggctggagggtggagggagggtggggtgcGGCTCGCGCGCCCTCCCCTACCACTTTGCCCAAGAAGATGGTGCTGCCGGTGGCCAGGGTGCAGGTGAGACCCACCACCTTGGCCCCGAAGTTCTTGATATCCAGGTAATCCTCCAAGACCACGCCCGACAGGATGGTCTTCAGCTCGGGAATTCCAGAACCTCAgcaggggcggggcaggggcaAGAGGAGGGGTAGCTTTTAGTTAAACTCTTAAAGCTGAACCCTGAAAATACAGAACTGCCGcctgacccagcaattccactcctgggtataCCCACAAAGAATTGAGAGCAGGGACTCCAGCAGACACCTGTACACCATGTTCATCCACCCCATTTTTCACAAGAGCCAAAACGTGGAAGCAAGTCGAGTGTCCACcaacggatgaatggataaacaaaatgtggtatagagtTGAGTGTCAGGCGTGGGGAGTGTGTGAGGGCATGTTGGAATTCTCTCTCtgagatttgtattatttttgcaactgtcctgtaagtttgaaagtatttcaaaatcaaaagtttaaTGCAAAAGTGGtgcatatgtatgtacatgtacgtatgaatacaatggaatactattcagccataaaaaaggataTGCTCCAACACGGATTAGCCATGAAGACACAATGTTGAGTGAGtaagtcaaatatatatatatatatacccacacaTGTATATAGTATTATTTCACTTAAATGAAacacctagaataagcaaattcaagtgtcagaaaatagattacaggttactgggggtggggagggaatggggagttaatggaAACAGAGTTTCTTCTTGTGGTGATGAAAACCTTTCGGTAATGGAGTGGTGAAGAGAAAACAGTACTGCGAATGTAATTACTACCACTGGATTTTATATATGAGAGTGGTTAAAGTGGGAAGTTTTGTGTTGTACAtatcataataaaaattagacaatgagagagaaagagagagagattgacccTGCCCAAGTGGTTGGGGATGCCGATCTTGTTAGGTCCTCACAAACCCTATGATGCTAGGATGCATAaacccatttacagatgagaatcCCAAGGGTCAGAGTGGGGACATGAGTTGTCCACATCCTCCTGGAGGGCCTGGCTGTTGGCTgtgatgggggggtggggtgccCAGGCCATCCCTGGACGTACCCTTGGAGCTCTTCTCTACTGGCCTGGAGCTGGAGGCAGAGCTGAAGGGCTGGGGGCGTTGTGCCTCTCCTTTACCCCGCCCCCTTGGGGATGCCCTGGGCACTGGCCCTGCAGGGGACCTGCCACCAGTCCTCATCACAGACCACAAGAGCCCTTAGAAAGTGAGCAGCACCAGCAGCAACCCAGGACCTGGAGCTGGTGTCTTGCTGTGTGACTTCGGTCAAGTGACTCAACTTCTCTGAAATGGGTCTCTGTAAGATGGAGggcctcctgccccagcccccgcCCACAGAGGCCCTTGGAACATGCAAATCTTGGTCAGTGGGGAGCACAGCATGAGGCACACAGGCAGAATGTAGCAGCTGTGGGCTCACCTCCAGAGAAGGGCGTGATGCTTTGAGAGAAGCCTGAGGAGAATGAGGCAAGGGCCACGGGGTACACGGTCCAGGAGAGATACCGGAGCAGGTGACTGTCCTCAATCTCCCGATACAGCCATTTGTGCGCTGGGGGCAGCAAGGAGTCAAGAGACCACCCATAGGTGCTGTGCTGCCCGGTGACCGAGCAGAAAATGGAGGCGCAGAGAGGGAGGCCCAGGCCACCGTGAGCAGCAAACCTCCCCAAGTGGAGGTGGCAGGTGGGACCCTGGGTCCCTATCCAATTTCGCCCCTTCTTAGCTGGGGGAACTTGGGCAAgcaactcaacctctctgagcctctgtctccCTATCAGTCAAATGGGCTAGTGATGGAACCTCCCATGTGTGTGTGGCCCTGTGGGAATTAAATGTGGTGTGAAGCCCCTCCAGCGGTGGCTGATGCATAGTAGATGCCCATTAAGGCAGCTATGCTGGTTTTCCAGAGAAAGAGTCTTAGACTCTTCCTTCCCCATGCCCCCTCTTCCAGAGAGCCCTCAGGGTGGAAAGAGACTGTTGAAGCCAAGGGAAAGGAAGCTCTCTGTCTGGTGGTCTTGAGCAGTTGCCCTCCCcaaggagggagaaggagaaggggcCGGGACGCATGAAGAGGTGGGTATGGAGCTCTTGGGAACATTCTGGTCTCTCTCACTCATTGTGTAGATGGGGagaccaaggcccagagaggggaaggagattgcccaatgtcacacagcAAGGGAGCAGCAATTCCGGGATCTGACTCGGGCCTCCTCCCAGCCCAAAGCCCTCCCCACTGCTGTAACTGGTAACCCAAACTGGCACCCCCAAGAGGAAGCACAGAAGCCCTTGTCTGGGGCAGGGCATGTGTGCCAGGGGGGGCTACCTCGGACCACACGCCCGACGACAAAGTTCATGGCATAGCTGATGAGGGCCATGAGCACCCCGAGGGTCATCAGGAAGTACCAGTCCTCCCCCACGAGGAACAGCTTCTGCTTCAGCCACTCCAGGCCACCTGGCAGGGACAGCAGGGTCACGGGTG of the Tamandua tetradactyla isolate mTamTet1 chromosome 2, mTamTet1.pri, whole genome shotgun sequence genome contains:
- the CLCNKB gene encoding chloride channel protein ClC-Kb encodes the protein MEELVGLHQGSSRNPVTLQELWGPCPRIRRGIRGGLEWLKQKLFLVGEDWYFLMTLGVLMALISYAMNFVVGRVVRAHKWLYREIEDSHLLRYLSWTVYPVALASFSSGFSQSITPFSGGSGIPELKTILSGVVLEDYLDIKNFGAKVVGLTCTLATGSTIFLGKVGPFVHLSVMIAAYLGRVRTKTIGESENKSKQNEMLVAGAAVGVATVFAAPFSGVLFSIEVMSSHFSVWDYWRGFFAATCGAFLFRLLAVFNSEQETITSLFKTSFRVEVPFDLPEIFFFVALGAICGILGCAYLYCQRTFLGFVRTNPATSKLLATSKPVYSALAALILASITYPPGVGRFMAARLSMSEHLDSLFDNNSWALMTRNVSPPWPAEPDPQNLWFEWCHPQFTIFGTLTFFLVMKFWMLILATTIPMPAGYFMPIFIFGAAIGRLLGEALSLAFPEGITAGGVTNPIMPGGYALAGAAAFSGAVTHTISTALLVFEMTGQIVHALPVLMAVLAANAIAQSCQPSFYDGTIIVKKLPYLPRVRGRRIRSHGVIVEHFMNCAITTLALDMPLGEVVKVITSTVVAEYPVVESTESRILVGVAQRAQLTQALQAEPSSWAPGHQRTLQDILAGGCPMEPVTLQLSPETTLHQAHNLFELLNLQSLFVTSRGRAVGSVSWTELKKAISNLTNPPTPK